The Leifsonia williamsii genome includes a region encoding these proteins:
- the pyk gene encoding pyruvate kinase, with amino-acid sequence MRRAKIVATLGPATSSYENIRAIIDAGVDVARMNLSHGSYEVHEGVYANVRKAADDAGKPVAVLVDLQGPKIRLGKFEAGPYELAEGDIFKITTEDIIGTKEISSTTFKGLPQDVKPGDFLLIDDGKVRVRVLDTDGTVVTTEVVVAGPVSNNKGINLPGVAVNVPALSEKDEADLRWGLKLGADLIALSFVRNAADIERVHEIMAEEGRKVPVVAKIEKPQAVDALEDIVDAFDAIMVARGDLGVELPLEAVPIVQKRAVELARRRAKPVIVATQMLESMISSPVPTRAETSDVANAVLDGADAVMLSGETSVGEYPTVTVQTMARIVSSTEEHGLDRIAPLGTRPRTQSGAITLAAVEVADFVEAKYLCVFTESGESARRMARLRNKIPILAFTPEESTRRRMALFWGVESFVVDRVTHTDQMVAQVDEALKSTGRAVNGDKVIIISGSPPGIPGTTNDIRVHRVGDVL; translated from the coding sequence ATGAGAAGGGCCAAAATCGTCGCGACCCTCGGGCCGGCGACCTCGAGCTATGAGAACATCCGCGCGATCATCGACGCGGGTGTGGACGTGGCGCGCATGAACCTGAGCCACGGCAGCTACGAGGTGCACGAGGGCGTCTACGCCAATGTGCGCAAGGCGGCCGACGACGCGGGCAAGCCCGTCGCCGTGCTCGTCGACCTCCAGGGCCCGAAGATCCGCCTCGGCAAGTTCGAGGCCGGTCCCTACGAGCTGGCCGAGGGCGACATCTTCAAGATCACCACCGAGGACATCATCGGCACCAAGGAGATCTCCTCCACCACGTTCAAGGGCCTGCCCCAGGACGTCAAGCCGGGCGACTTCCTCCTGATCGACGACGGCAAGGTGCGCGTGCGCGTGCTCGACACCGACGGCACCGTCGTGACGACCGAGGTCGTCGTCGCCGGCCCGGTGTCGAACAACAAGGGCATCAACCTCCCCGGCGTCGCGGTCAACGTGCCCGCGCTGTCCGAGAAGGACGAGGCGGACCTCCGCTGGGGCCTCAAGCTCGGCGCCGACCTGATCGCGCTGTCGTTCGTGCGCAACGCCGCCGACATCGAGCGCGTGCACGAGATCATGGCCGAGGAGGGGCGCAAGGTCCCCGTCGTCGCCAAGATCGAGAAGCCGCAGGCGGTCGACGCCCTCGAGGACATCGTCGACGCCTTCGACGCCATCATGGTCGCCCGCGGCGACCTGGGCGTCGAGCTGCCGCTGGAGGCGGTCCCGATCGTGCAGAAGCGCGCGGTCGAGCTCGCCCGTCGTCGCGCCAAGCCGGTCATCGTCGCGACGCAGATGCTGGAGTCGATGATCTCGAGCCCGGTCCCGACCCGTGCAGAGACCTCCGACGTCGCCAACGCCGTCCTGGACGGCGCCGACGCGGTCATGCTCTCGGGCGAGACCAGCGTTGGCGAGTACCCGACGGTCACCGTCCAGACCATGGCGCGCATCGTCTCCTCCACCGAGGAGCACGGTCTCGACCGCATCGCCCCGCTCGGCACGCGCCCGCGCACGCAGAGCGGCGCGATCACCCTCGCCGCCGTGGAGGTCGCCGACTTCGTCGAGGCCAAGTACCTCTGCGTGTTCACCGAGTCGGGCGAGTCGGCCCGCCGCATGGCGCGCCTGCGCAACAAGATCCCGATCCTCGCCTTCACGCCGGAGGAGTCGACCCGTCGCCGGATGGCGCTGTTCTGGGGCGTGGAGTCGTTCGTCGTCGACCGCGTCACCCACACCGACCAGATGGTCGCGCAGGTGGACGAGGCCCTGAAGTCGACCGGCCGCGCCGTGAACGGCGACAAGGTCATCATCATCTCCGGATCCCCTCCCGGGATCCCCGGCACCACCAACGACATCCGCGTGCACCGCGTAGGCGACGTCCTCTAG